From Daucus carota subsp. sativus chromosome 6, DH1 v3.0, whole genome shotgun sequence, the proteins below share one genomic window:
- the LOC108227710 gene encoding protein THYLAKOID ASSEMBLY 8, chloroplastic, which translates to MASSSLRSILSFPLPLPHPHKSNPKPFTIRCGPRDKRGPLMKGRILSTEAIHAVQSLKRSPQNDAVLSRLLKFDLLAVFTELLRQDRTELAVKVFAVIKSEPWYTPDLSIHAALVSALARKHKSVEITGLIDGLCENDFAADDNNKGLVMLIKAVINAGEVESTVRIYRMMRRSGWEPRCAEDDYVVGVLSSGLRRLGEESVANEICSEFGRASV; encoded by the coding sequence ATGGCCTCTTCTTCTCTCCGCTCCATTCTCTCCTTCCCTCTTCCTCTCCCCCACCCCCACAAATCCAACCCAAAGCCCTTCACCATCCGCTGCGGCCCACGCGACAAGCGCGGCCCACTCATGAAAGGCCGCATCCTCAGCACCGAAGCCATCCACGCCGTCCAGTCCCTCAAGCGCTCCCCCCAAAACGACGCCGTCCTCTCCCGCCTCCTCAAGTTCGACCTCCTCGCCGTCTTCACCGAGCTCCTCCGCCAGGACCGCACGGAGCTCGCCGTCAAAGTCTTCGCCGTCATCAAATCGGAGCCCTGGTACACTCCCGATCTGTCAATCCACGCCGCGCTCGTCTCCGCCTTGGCGCGGAAACACAAGAGCGTCGAAATCACTGGTTTAATTGACGGTTTATGCGAAAATGATTTTGCTGCTGATGATAATAATAAGGGATTAGTAATGCTGATTAAGGCGGTAATTAACGCGGGAGAGGTGGAATCGACGGTCAGGATTTATCGGATGATGAGGAGGAGCGGGTGGGAGCCGAGGTGTGCTGAGGATGATTATGTGGTTGGGGTTTTGAGCAGTGGGTTGAGGAGATTAGGGGAGGAGAGTGTGGCTAATGAGATATGTAGCGAGTTCGGGAGAGCTagtgtttga
- the LOC108227709 gene encoding germin-like protein subfamily 2 member 2, whose amino-acid sequence MRYVASSGELVFDIYLFRLALGSIVSRMAFNRLLVLMAVAAICCNSVSADPDLLQDVCVADLTSTIKVNGYPCKEQVTPDDFFFAGLAVPGVINTTMGSAVTPASVMKLPGLNALGISMARIDYAGGGLNPPHLHPRASELAYVLEGELEMGFITTKDVLISKVCKKGEMFVFPKALVHYQKNNQKSPASLLVAFNSQFPGTQPIAPTLFGATPPVPDSVLSMAFQVDTPVVTNIKGKFVKKAS is encoded by the exons ATGAGATATGTAGCGAGTTCGGGAGAGCTagtgtttgatatttatttgtttaggCTCGCGCTCGG ATCGATCGTCTCTCGGATGGCTTTTAACAGATTGTTGGTGTTGATGGCGGTGGCAGCCATTTGTTGCAACTCAGTCTCTGCAGATCCAGATTTGCTTCAAGATGTTTGTGTGGCTGATCTTACATCTA CTATCAAGGTGAATGGATACCCGTGCAAAGAGCAAGTCACGCCAGACGATTTCTTCTTTGCGGGATTGGCCGTGCCAGGAGTTATCAATACCACAATGGGTTCAGCGGTGACTCCGGCCAGTGTTATGAAACTCCCTGGACTCAATGCTCTTGGTATTTCAATGGCTCGCATTGACTATGCTGGCGGCGGCCTCAATCCACCCCACCTCCACCCTCGGGCCTCCGAACTCGCATATGTGCTCGAAGGCGAACTGGAGATGGGTTTTATTACCACAAAAGATGTACTCATCTCCAAGGTGTGCAAGAAAGGTGAAATGTTTGTGTTCCCAAAAGCACTAGTCCATTACCAAAAGAACAATCAGAAGTCACCTGCATCTCTTCTTGTGGCATTTAATAGTCAGTTTCCGGGCACGCAACCCATTGCGCCTACCTTGTTTGGCGCTACGCCGCCAGTGCCAGATTCTGTGTTGAGCATGGCATTCCAAGTTGACACACCAGTAGTCACAAATATAAAAGGAAAGTTTGTTAAGAAAGCCAGCTGA
- the LOC108227708 gene encoding psbP-like protein 1, chloroplastic — MEVTIQSLTATKFPFFDCRPSILANHSFTFSGFKKSPKELQECQQRKLRMHASGDECTSTNDEDRERWLLHSLDKPGRRQLLAVGSAAVPWMLLSDQTISFAAESKKGFLGVTDKKDGYSFVYPFGWQEIVIEGQDKVFKDVIEPLENVSVNVFPTSKEDIHDLGSPQDVSEALIKKVLAPPSQKTKLIKAEEHDVDGKTYYTFEFVAKAPNFTRHALSAICIGNGKLYTVTTGANERRWGKMKDKLNTVIDSFKVFTVYET, encoded by the exons ATGGAAGTGACAATCCAGTCTCTTACTGCAACAAAGTTTCCATTTTTTGATTGTAGGCCTTCTATTCTTGCTAACCATTCTTTTACATTTTCTGggttcaagaaatcacctaaaGAGCTTCAAGAATGCCAGCAGAGGAAGCTCAGAATGCATGCTTCTGGTGATGAATGCACTTCTACCAATGATGAAGATAGAGAAAGATGGCTTCTTCATTCACTTG ATAAACCAGGAAGGCGTCAGTTGCTTGCTGTTGGGTCAGCAGCAGTCCCTTGGATGTTGCTGTCGGACCAAACAATTTCAT TTGCTGCAGAATCAAAGAAGGGGTTCTTAGGAGTTACGGATAAGAAGGACGGGTATTCTTTCGTCTATCCATTTGGGTGGCAG GAGATAGTAATTGAAGGacaagacaaagtattcaaagATGTTATCGAACCACTGGAGAATGTCAGCGTAAATGTATTTCCAACTAGCAAAGAGGACATTCATGACCTTGGCTCACCTCAAGAT GTTTCTGAAGCTCTCATAAAAAAGGTATTGGCGCCTCCTTCGCAGAAGACAAAACTAATCAAGGCAGAAGAG CATGATGTTGATGGAAAGACTTACTACACATTCGAGTTTGTTGCCAAAGCTCCAAACTTCACTCGCCATGCTCTCAGTGCAATTTGCATCGGAAACG GAAAGCTCTATACCGTGACAACGGGAGCCAATGAGAGGAGATGGGGGAAGATGAAGGACAAACTGAACACTGTGATCGATTCCTTCAAAGTCTTCACAGTCTATGAAACATAG